The sequence CAGGAGGAAGACGCGGAACCTTCCTCCGCGTCCGGCGGTGGTCAGCTCCGGGGTGCGCGCAGCCATGCGAGGAACCTTTCGCGGGGCCAGAGGTTGGCGATGCGGGAGGGCTCGACCCAGCCGCGCGTAGCTTGGAGGACGCCCCACTCCATGCGCGCGAACTCGCGCGTATGGTGGGTGTCGGTGCTGATCACGAAGGTCAGGTCCATGCCACGTGCCCGATAGAGCACCTCGCTCGAGGCGTCGAGCCGCGGGAGGGCGGCGTTGATCTCGATCGCGGTGCCGGTCTCGACCGCTTTTAGTAGGACGGCGTCTACGTCGAGGTCGATGCCGGCCCGACTGCCAATCCTCCGGCCCGTGAGATGCGCGATGGCGTGGATGGTCGGGTCCTCCATGGCGGCGAGGATGCGGCGGGTCTGCTGAACCCGATCCAAGTCGAAATGGGAGTGGACGCCGGCCACGCACCAATCGAGGGTGCGGCGAAAGTCTTCGTCATAGTCCACGCGGCCGTCCCGGTCGATGTTCAGCTCACTGCCGTGGAGGAGGGTCAGGCCGGGGTAGCGCCCACGGAGGGCGTCGATCTCCGATCGTTGGGCGGCAAGTTGCTCCCGGCTTATGCCACTCATGGCGAGGTTCTCTGCGTGATCGGTGATGGCGAGATATTCGTAGCCTCGGTTGGCAGCGCTTCCCACGATGTCTTCGAGCGAGCTCTTGCCGTCCCCCGACAGAGCCGTATGGACGTGCAGATCGCCGCGAACATCTGCCAACCGTACCGGCGAAGGGAGCTCGGCTTTTTCGGCGGCCTCGATCTCCCCCCGATCTTCGCGCAGGGGAGGCGCGATGAGAGGGAGCCCCAGCGCCCGATATATGGCTTCCTCGGACTCGCAGGCGATGACCTCGCCCGTTCGGGGGTCGCTGAGGCCGTATTCGTTGAGGAGCCATCCCCGCGCCAGGGCCCGCTGCCGCAGCTTGATGTTGTGGGCCTTTGACCCGGTAAAGTACTGGCAGGCGGCTCCGAACTGATGCGGTTCAACAATCCGCAGATCCACCTGGAGGCCGGTCGAGGTCAAGAGGGAAGTCTTGGTGTCCCCGCTGCCGATGACCTCGCGCACCGTGGGCAGTTTGAGGAACGCCTCCCGCACGGACAAGGGCTCCCGGGAGGCCACCACGATGTCGACATCTGCGACCGTCTCCCGGAGGCGGCGGAGGCTCCCGCAGTGCTGGACGCGCTCCACTGCGGGCAGCGCTTCGAGCGTGGCCACCAACTCCAGGGCTATGGGCATGGCCTGGGCGATCGGGCGGCGCTTCTCCTTGCCGGTCGAAACCAGGCGATCGAGGGCGTGCAGGAGCTTCTCCTCCATCTTCGCCCCGAAGCCATGGACGTCGCGGAGTCTCTTGGCTTCGAGAGCGGCACGCAGGCCCTCGAGATTCTGCACGCCCAGCTCGCTCCTGAGCCGAAGCAGGGTCTTGGGACCCAGGCCGGGGATCTTGCCCAGCTCCACAAAATCGGGCGGGTATTTCCGGCGCAGCTCCTCGAGCCTTGCGATCGTCCCCGCTTGGAAGAACTCGCGGATCTTCTTGGCCGTGCTCTGGCCAATTCCGGAAAGCGCGGTCAACTCCTTTTCGGAAAGGCCCTCCAGATCTCCCCGGTAGGAGGAGATCGCCTCCACCGCGTTTTCGTACGCCCGAACGCGGAACGCGTTTGGAGAGCCCTCCTCCAGGACCGTGAGCTGTGCGAGCTCGCGGAAGAGCGCGACAAGTGAATCACGGCTTCCCGCCATCGGGTGGAGTCTATCTTCGACTCCGCGACCAGGGAAGGGGTCGCGCCGCAAAGAAGAGCCGGGCTCAAGCAGGGAGGCGCCGGAATAGCCGGCCTAGCGAGCGGGCGTGCTTCCGGCCCCGGGGCGTATGTCGCTTCTACCTTTTTTCGGACCTCTCGTTCGCTATGCTGTACGATGCGGCTCAATCTTGTCGCGATGCCCTGGGCTTGAGTGGCCTTGCTGGCCGGCTCGGCCCTTTGCGAGAGCAACCCGGGGACCGAAGAGCGGGAGACAGGGGAGAGGGACCGGTACTGGGCAGGGTGGTCTCTTGCCGATCGACCAGGCGAAGAGATTGACGACGGTGATATATGGAGTCCCTTAGGGAGGGCATCCGGTGTTGAAAAATACGAGCGTCCGGGAGCAAGCTTCCCCGACCGTCGTCGTCTCATCCGCTCTCCTATCTGCGGTTTGGCGGCGGGGCCCTGGGGAGGGACGTCGACGGGGGAGAGCTGCCGACCCCCCTCCGCTCACCGGGAGCGTCACGAGGCCGCCGGCCAATGCCCACGTCGTCAACGGCTTAGCCGCCCTCCTTCTTGCCGCCGCGCTTCTCGACTTCGGGTGTGCCCGGACTCAAGCGCCGCGCGCGACGGAGCCGGAGGTCCTCACCGCCCCCGTTGTCCAGAAGGACGTGCCCGTGGTCAGCGAGTGGATCGGCACTCTGGACGGGTCTGTGAA comes from Vicinamibacteria bacterium and encodes:
- the polX gene encoding DNA polymerase/3'-5' exonuclease PolX, coding for MAGSRDSLVALFRELAQLTVLEEGSPNAFRVRAYENAVEAISSYRGDLEGLSEKELTALSGIGQSTAKKIREFFQAGTIARLEELRRKYPPDFVELGKIPGLGPKTLLRLRSELGVQNLEGLRAALEAKRLRDVHGFGAKMEEKLLHALDRLVSTGKEKRRPIAQAMPIALELVATLEALPAVERVQHCGSLRRLRETVADVDIVVASREPLSVREAFLKLPTVREVIGSGDTKTSLLTSTGLQVDLRIVEPHQFGAACQYFTGSKAHNIKLRQRALARGWLLNEYGLSDPRTGEVIACESEEAIYRALGLPLIAPPLREDRGEIEAAEKAELPSPVRLADVRGDLHVHTALSGDGKSSLEDIVGSAANRGYEYLAITDHAENLAMSGISREQLAAQRSEIDALRGRYPGLTLLHGSELNIDRDGRVDYDEDFRRTLDWCVAGVHSHFDLDRVQQTRRILAAMEDPTIHAIAHLTGRRIGSRAGIDLDVDAVLLKAVETGTAIEINAALPRLDASSEVLYRARGMDLTFVISTDTHHTREFARMEWGVLQATRGWVEPSRIANLWPRERFLAWLRAPRS